The DNA window TGGAGAAGGAGTTTGAAGCATGCAAAGTTCGAGGCATGCACAGCGTATAGCGAGTGTGAGGCCTAGGGCTAACCCCTTTTCCCCCTCCCTGAAAGAAATCCTCCTCCCTTAGGACGCAACATTCCATGCAAACTCATTTACTTTTCCTTACATAGTAGAAACCACTGACAGCAGCACTATGTCAATCTCCTCATGCATTCATGTACATCTATCATCAATTCCCAGGGATCCACATCTGCGTACTCTGAGGAGAATATCGCTCTGAATATCCCCTTACATTTTTAGCATGTGTGGAGGAGACGTACAGTTTAAAACGGTGACACTGAGCCAGAGAGCAAAGAGCTGAGACACCCCAAAGCTGCCATTCATGAGAAACTGTAAGTCACACAGTAGCTTCTGGGATTTACTGAAGCTCTCAGAGTAGCAAAATGGTTAATTCTCACAGTTTGTGCCAGGAAATAGCAGTATGCTTTGCAAGAAAAGTttccataatgttttttttccttatatGACTGGCTGTCTGTCAAATGTCATATCAGCTTGAGCTATCAGTATGTGACTGTTCTGACTTGGTTCACACAGAGGGCTTGTCAGGGCTCAACACGGCATGCAAGTCTTTGATCGAATTGCATCACTTAAAGAAATATCTCCACCTCTGTGTTTGAAGTTTAACCTTAGTTAAGAGTCTTACTTTCCTGTTAAGAAATAGAGCTTGggttatttgtattttaaatgctaCAGCTTGGTCTTGGCCCTTGTCAGTGCCACAGGTCCCACAGTGGAAAAGCAGCAGGGTGAGTCACCTCCCCGGGCTATAAAAGGCGGAGCTACAAGCACAGGGCTGAACTGCAAGTCAAACTCAAAAAAGGCGTCACCCATTTGCTCTGCACACTGAGCAGAATCACTTCCAGACCTGATACTGACTCTCACAAAAACAGGACACTCAAAACTGAATGACTTTGGAGACCAGGAACACACACAAGGACTGAGAGAATTTAAAACCTGAAGGAGGAATACGACTGAAGACGCTGAAGAAACTTGTTTGGCAGGTTTTTTTCCTTGTGATTGTTGGGTGAGACTCCACGTGTGAAGTGATTGCCTTGTTAGTTTAGAGAAGATAACTTTGCTCTTTGTGTTGAGCTTGTAATTAATATTTACTCATGTCTCAGCTAGAGTATTTGACTGCTCCGATGACAAACCAAACTTACCAACATATTGAGGACTGCGAGGCCTCAAACAGGGCACTGTATAAATTCTATGCAGCTGTCATGATTGTGATATTCATTCTGGCTTTGCCTCTGAATGCATCTGTCATCCACCTCTTCATATTCAAGCTGAAATTCTGGAAATCCAACAGCAACAACATCTTCCTTTTCAATCTGGTGTTGGCTGACATCCTCCTGCTCTTCTGTTTGCCCATAAAGGCGAATAACTATATCCATGGGGAGAGGAGAAGTGAGAATGACACCGTTTGCAAAGCAATGCTcttcatgttgtttttaaacCGAGGAGCTAGCATTGCCTTTCTGACAGTGACTTCCATTGATCGATATTTTAACGTGGTACACCCTGGTCGAAAGAATCTCCTGCGAGCTCTGAAGAAATCTCCTCACATCTCGATCCTCATCTGGCTGCTTCTCCTACCTCTTACTATTCCTACCATGCTCAAGAACTTCGACTGCTGCAACAGCCACAGCCGTAATGAAGATGACAAAAAAGAGGATGCCTTGATTAAGGTAATGTTTCCATGCTGAATGTGTGATTTGTGTAAATTGTCACTGTGCATTTCTCCCTAAGTTTGATAGGTTCTCAGAATTGTTCCCAAAACTCTGTTATAGTGCATGTCATAAGATGACTGAAATGACAAGAAATGGGCATACGAGCGGAAAATGATTCATCCCGAACCGTTCTGCGTTACTGGAAATTTTTTTGTAAGGGCATGTTCATGTCATATTGTTCTCTCTTAAATAATTGTGAGCTGTGACCATGTGGCAACACAGTGCTGAGTGAGCACGTTTTCGATGTCATCACATCCAATGCTGTGTCACTCTCGTTTATGCAACACACAGTTCACACAACATTACAGTGAAAGAGGAAGTAGCCAGATTCTTAAGGAAAAGTACTAAAACAACATCATAAACATAcggttacaagtaaaagtcatgcGGTGAGAACTTTTGTCAGAGGATGTCAGTTTAATCTGgaaaatgtactttaagtatTTAAGTACTGTTATTTTATGCCAACAGTTACTCAGCCTGAAGTAACCGAGAGGCTAATGAtgttaaaaataagaaaatgacaGAATATATTTAATTAAGTTGATGAAAGGCCTAATCAGAAATGAAGTATGTGGGACCATGGCATCCTCCCAGAGAGAACAGAGTATACCTGAGGTTATCTCATTCAACAAGCGCCACTCAGATAGAGCCTGTTTCCAGAGCTATTTTTGCACTGACACAGCATTGCTTTAGTTGAGGCGTGTTAAACCTGGAGTATGTCAAATTGCACCACACATGACAAGGCTGTAGTTTGGAAAAGATATGTGCGTGTTGAAACCACAACAATAAtattgtcataaaaaaaaggaTTTAATGCAGGACGAAGTACCTCGTGTAAGAAAATAGTGTATGACATGAAAGAAAGTCAACTGTCTTTGTACAGTAGAGACTGTGTTTATACCACAGTCCCTTGCTTATAtcctagtctctatatacagactctacattcagtgaatgtagagtctgtggGCAAACCCtagagatcttgcctccagaagaagagcggaagagccctggtttccggtgctaggctgtttgtagtctgcgtgatattgaccaatcacgtttgagccggctgcagttgttgccaggttaaacggtctgtgcagtgaactaacgaggcggaacataattggcgtcactgcaaactctgaatccatcgcaatggttcagcatatttacttatatataaatggaagtcagaaacggaaattcgcctcatccgcccaaatcaaaccggaatgccaaaaaatcaggggtctgccccccagaggctgtatcaccgtctgccggaagtcagatgccgaatacagccgatgggttcagAGAATGCTTATATCCTCATCCATTATTTGCAGTCACTTTAAGTTTCTCTGGTGAACTAGTACAGAAGAATAAATACTGTTGGCTACTTTTACAAACACCTGTCCCGTGGTGAAAAGTAAGTAGATTTACTAGTGCTgtatttaagtacaattttgaagaataatttgcattttattttacttaatacTTCTACTCCGTTATATTTAAGAGAGGAATGTTTCACTTTTTACTCCACATCATTAATAGTTACTTCataaattaaagggacagttcaccccaaaatcaaaaatccatatttttcctcttacctgtggtgctgtttatctgtctagattgttttggtctgagttgctgggtgttggagatatcggctgtagagatgactgccttctctctaatgtAATGAAAAGAGATGGCACTTGGTTTtctggtgctcaaagtgccaaaaaatacaatggaagaactcaacagcaatgtctctttccagaaatcatgacctaggTGCTCAAGACAAtcaacagaccttgttgtgagcagtttcatgtaggaactattttctatcCACCacactacacctgccaactgtatcactgcgcagaaggaagcctgcatctactgctagctcacctagcaccaatgagctagctaacattacagtatTACACCTCGTGCTGTCAAGAGCACAAGTCACTCGTCCATatg is part of the Epinephelus fuscoguttatus linkage group LG11, E.fuscoguttatus.final_Chr_v1 genome and encodes:
- the gpr31 gene encoding 12-(S)-hydroxy-5,8,10,14-eicosatetraenoic acid receptor — encoded protein: MSQLEYLTAPMTNQTYQHIEDCEASNRALYKFYAAVMIVIFILALPLNASVIHLFIFKLKFWKSNSNNIFLFNLVLADILLLFCLPIKANNYIHGERRSENDTVCKAMLFMLFLNRGASIAFLTVTSIDRYFNVVHPGRKNLLRALKKSPHISILIWLLLLPLTIPTMLKNFDCCNSHSRNEDDKKEDALIKDVVDSLREVVFFTQILIPFVILVYCTVHIVNRLRKKTVGDTTKLRRAVILVTSVMVVFSLCFLPCTIARMVLLIARVQEWPEAMEDKAAVAFDGLMVLSYMDCLLDPLVYCFCSTKFKALYLNNYFPFLVKEVPVPLESSTGNTSQPRRNNVI